The Marinilongibacter aquaticus genome has a window encoding:
- a CDS encoding alkaline phosphatase family protein: MKKTFILLLISSFCVAQKTENVVLITLDGVRWQEVFAGADAELINNEKYTESIQETKDKFWDESAESRRKKLMPFLWSTIENEGVVLGNREKGSKVDVKNIYGFSYPGYNEILTGYPDKKVDSNDKNYNENETVLEFLNKMPEYKGKVAAFTTWDAFPYIINDKRSGILVNSAGMAYEQEGNERVDLLNEIQERTQRFDYITYLLGREHFQVEKPKVMFFAFDETDEFAHAGKYKDYLHMINEIDGFIRDLWHYCQSTQQYRNKTTFIIATDHGRGDAVKDQWTGHGQSVKDCYSIWMAAIGPDTKALGELSEESQAYQSQISATIAKLLGQDFKNGHVDVQAVDYIISAENKK, translated from the coding sequence ATGAAAAAAACCTTTATTCTTCTTTTGATCAGTAGCTTTTGTGTTGCTCAGAAAACAGAAAATGTAGTACTGATTACACTTGATGGTGTGCGTTGGCAGGAAGTATTTGCGGGGGCTGATGCCGAATTGATCAACAACGAAAAGTATACAGAATCTATACAAGAAACCAAGGACAAGTTTTGGGATGAATCTGCCGAAAGTCGTAGAAAGAAACTTATGCCTTTTCTCTGGTCAACGATTGAAAATGAAGGTGTGGTTTTGGGTAATCGCGAAAAGGGCAGTAAAGTAGATGTAAAGAACATTTATGGTTTTTCGTATCCCGGTTACAACGAAATTTTGACGGGCTATCCAGACAAGAAAGTGGATTCGAACGACAAGAATTACAATGAAAACGAAACCGTGCTTGAGTTTTTGAATAAAATGCCAGAATACAAAGGAAAGGTAGCCGCATTCACCACTTGGGATGCTTTCCCTTATATCATCAACGACAAACGCAGCGGAATCTTGGTCAATTCGGCAGGCATGGCCTACGAGCAAGAGGGAAATGAAAGGGTTGATTTGCTGAACGAAATTCAAGAACGTACGCAGCGTTTCGACTACATCACTTACCTTTTGGGCCGCGAACATTTTCAGGTAGAAAAGCCGAAAGTGATGTTTTTTGCCTTTGATGAAACGGACGAGTTTGCTCACGCCGGCAAGTATAAAGACTACTTGCATATGATCAATGAAATCGACGGATTCATCCGTGATTTGTGGCACTATTGTCAGTCTACACAGCAATACCGGAATAAAACTACCTTTATCATTGCAACTGATCACGGCCGAGGCGATGCGGTGAAAGACCAGTGGACTGGCCACGGACAAAGTGTAAAAGATTGCTATTCCATTTGGATGGCCGCAATTGGCCCAGACACCAAAGCTTTAGGAGAGTTGAGCGAGGAATCTCAAGCTTATCAAAGCCAGATTTCTGCGACAATTGCCAAGCTTTTGGGGCAAGACTTTAAAAATGGGCATGTAGATGTACAGGCTGTAGATTATATTATCTCGGCAGAAAACAAGAAATAA
- a CDS encoding FAD-binding oxidoreductase, translated as MKYDLIVIGAGALGTFHAYFAAKFGQKVLLLDKEPQSLKTDNGFAEQISPSALSEKWSKLGQKSLKALTTLEKEFAFEIERKGSLYLATDKDELGLIEELSEVHQSNGYSNILLSKKEILSRYPYLNSDHVLAGLSYPQEFGIYPKTLPHRMCEYMNENGIVHVKTGKEVAECFEQLKGCTVKTETGCRYEADQVLICCEYTFEKLYPELFKNSGIATQALHEFEIQLPLGLELNEHIFSGLCVRQYESFKACPSYPQIHTPAHYLILEEKGMRLEIKQNGQEALVFVRAFEKSSVKENQERAAFLEQLIRREAKRLLPLEKLKIDKKSISAQMGTPQSVYLKNIDRHIRVIAGIDEKSANLSLVPGLAEESMRQLYGMS; from the coding sequence ATGAAATACGACCTGATTGTAATTGGTGCAGGAGCATTGGGCACATTTCACGCATACTTTGCCGCAAAGTTTGGGCAAAAAGTACTGCTCTTGGACAAAGAGCCGCAATCGCTCAAAACCGACAATGGCTTTGCTGAACAAATAAGTCCTTCTGCCTTATCGGAAAAATGGAGCAAATTGGGCCAAAAAAGCTTAAAGGCTTTGACAACCTTGGAAAAGGAATTTGCTTTCGAAATTGAGCGAAAAGGCAGCCTTTATTTGGCCACAGACAAAGACGAACTGGGTTTGATCGAGGAACTTAGCGAAGTACACCAATCCAACGGGTATTCAAACATTTTGTTGAGTAAGAAAGAAATACTCAGCCGTTATCCATATTTGAATTCCGATCATGTTTTGGCTGGATTATCCTATCCACAAGAATTCGGGATCTACCCGAAGACACTGCCCCACCGCATGTGCGAGTATATGAACGAAAACGGCATTGTACATGTAAAGACAGGCAAAGAGGTAGCTGAATGTTTCGAACAGCTAAAAGGGTGTACTGTGAAAACAGAAACCGGTTGTCGGTACGAAGCCGACCAAGTCTTGATCTGTTGTGAATATACGTTTGAAAAACTTTATCCCGAGTTGTTCAAAAACAGCGGGATTGCCACACAAGCACTTCATGAATTTGAAATTCAATTGCCTTTGGGTTTGGAATTGAACGAACACATTTTCTCCGGTCTTTGCGTACGCCAATATGAATCATTTAAAGCCTGTCCGTCCTATCCTCAAATCCATACTCCAGCACATTATCTTATTTTAGAAGAAAAGGGAATGCGGCTTGAAATCAAACAAAATGGGCAAGAAGCCCTTGTCTTCGTCAGGGCCTTTGAAAAAAGCTCAGTGAAAGAAAATCAGGAAAGAGCCGCATTTCTCGAACAATTGATACGCCGCGAAGCCAAGCGATTGCTGCCTTTGGAAAAGCTAAAAATCGACAAAAAATCAATCTCAGCTCAGATGGGTACACCCCAATCGGTATATCTCAAAAATATCGACCGTCATATTCGGGTGATTGCAGGAATCGACGAGAAAAGTGCCAACCTAAGCCTTGTTCCCGGCCTTGCCGAAGAATCAATGCGTCAACTGTACGGAATGTCTTGA
- a CDS encoding HD domain-containing protein, translated as MSGLFERQGSSEYHGEEVSQLEHAYQAYILAGRQGADAELQIAAFLHDIGHLIGEEQHEFGAKDHDRVGADKLRAMGFSERVAQVAQHHVRAKRYLCYKSPSYHENLSLASKESLKLQGGPMQVAEAEEFERIPYFQEIVKARFWDDEAKDKDFDKPDLGLVMLEIENYLTSRNV; from the coding sequence TTGAGTGGTCTATTCGAAAGACAGGGCTCTTCCGAATACCACGGAGAAGAGGTGAGCCAACTCGAGCACGCCTACCAGGCCTATATTTTGGCTGGGCGTCAGGGGGCAGATGCCGAACTTCAAATTGCGGCCTTTCTGCACGATATCGGGCACTTGATAGGCGAGGAGCAGCATGAATTTGGGGCTAAAGATCACGACCGTGTGGGTGCAGATAAATTAAGAGCAATGGGTTTTTCGGAACGCGTGGCTCAAGTGGCTCAGCATCATGTCAGGGCTAAGCGTTATTTGTGCTACAAGAGCCCAAGTTATCACGAAAACTTATCCTTGGCCAGCAAAGAGTCTTTGAAATTGCAAGGCGGCCCAATGCAGGTTGCAGAAGCCGAGGAATTTGAAAGGATACCCTACTTCCAAGAGATTGTAAAAGCCCGTTTTTGGGATGATGAAGCGAAAGACAAAGATTTTGATAAACCCGATTTGGGACTTGTCATGCTGGAAATAGAAAATTACTTAACAAGTCGTAATGTATAA
- a CDS encoding HAD family hydrolase has protein sequence MHKIKLAVFNMTGTCVDDKKGLPSSFAQACEATGLEVPLARLASMHELPQKEAFRMLWEEKLGKKNSDLEDYVDFSYQTFCEILENYYQELAVRPTMYCCETFDTLTKNNIKIALTTHIYRKAANIILKKLGWLQGLNEDFVNIGGPSPIHVSVTPSEVENGHSASAMIFRAMQLLSVESAAETLKIGDTPNDLQAGKEAGCGMVLAVGHGTYSEEQLAIYPNMGILKHLGELPAILGLEKSAKPYYFTF, from the coding sequence ATGCACAAAATCAAACTGGCCGTTTTCAACATGACGGGCACCTGCGTCGACGACAAAAAGGGCTTGCCCTCGTCTTTTGCACAAGCTTGCGAAGCTACGGGTTTGGAAGTGCCCCTTGCAAGACTGGCATCCATGCACGAGCTCCCGCAAAAGGAGGCTTTCCGTATGCTTTGGGAAGAAAAATTGGGAAAGAAAAACAGTGATTTGGAAGATTATGTGGATTTCTCTTATCAAACTTTCTGCGAGATACTGGAAAATTATTACCAAGAACTGGCCGTTCGGCCTACAATGTATTGTTGCGAAACCTTCGACACATTGACTAAGAACAATATTAAAATTGCCCTAACAACCCACATATACCGCAAAGCAGCCAATATTATTTTGAAGAAATTGGGCTGGCTGCAAGGTCTAAATGAAGATTTTGTAAACATTGGTGGCCCTTCTCCCATTCATGTTTCGGTTACTCCTTCAGAGGTCGAAAATGGCCACTCCGCTTCAGCCATGATTTTCAGAGCCATGCAGCTGCTCTCTGTTGAAAGTGCCGCAGAAACGCTAAAAATAGGAGATACGCCAAATGACCTCCAAGCCGGGAAAGAAGCCGGTTGCGGCATGGTATTGGCTGTGGGCCACGGCACCTACAGCGAAGAGCAACTGGCCATTTACCCGAATATGGGCATTTTGAAACATTTGGGCGAGTTGCCCGCAATTCTCGGTCTGGAAAAGTCTGCGAAACCGTATTACTTCACTTTTTAA
- a CDS encoding SIMPL domain-containing protein, producing the protein MHTKNKLFIALGIILGLFLHGLLLGYAIQRFNKEDRSISVKGFSEREVLADQAVWTIKTEATVNDLLDGSKQIESAKKQIVAFLVKNGVKQQEIIQLDLNVTDKLAQAYGSYTGTYRYLVQNKIQVRSSDVQKIQDLSRKTDELLKAGVSISSTNDYRPAIQYLFTGLNDIKPEMLSEATANARKAAEEFTKDGNVELGKLKRASQGLFSIVDRDASASGEGGYASSVNDIYKKVRVVIHVEYSID; encoded by the coding sequence ATGCACACGAAAAATAAACTCTTTATCGCACTGGGTATCATTCTCGGGCTTTTTCTGCATGGCCTGCTCTTAGGTTATGCCATTCAACGTTTCAATAAAGAAGATCGCAGCATTTCTGTCAAAGGCTTTTCTGAACGTGAAGTTCTGGCCGACCAAGCCGTATGGACCATCAAAACGGAAGCTACGGTCAACGACCTTTTGGACGGCAGCAAGCAAATTGAATCCGCCAAGAAGCAAATTGTTGCCTTCTTGGTCAAAAATGGTGTGAAACAGCAAGAGATAATCCAACTCGACCTCAATGTAACCGATAAATTGGCCCAGGCTTACGGTTCGTATACAGGCACATACCGCTATCTCGTGCAGAACAAAATCCAAGTGCGGTCTTCTGATGTACAAAAAATACAAGATTTAAGCCGTAAAACAGATGAATTGTTAAAAGCGGGAGTCAGCATCAGCTCGACAAACGACTACCGTCCGGCGATACAATACCTTTTTACAGGCCTGAACGACATCAAGCCAGAAATGCTCTCTGAGGCCACGGCCAATGCCCGGAAAGCTGCGGAAGAATTCACCAAAGATGGCAATGTAGAGCTCGGGAAATTAAAAAGAGCCAGTCAAGGTTTATTCTCGATTGTCGATCGAGACGCCTCTGCAAGCGGAGAGGGCGGCTACGCCTCTTCGGTAAACGACATTTATAAAAAAGTGCGTGTAGTCATTCACGTGGAATATTCAATCGACTGA
- a CDS encoding RNA polymerase sigma factor, giving the protein MEKVQVNESELVSAYIRGDESAFSTLVERYKSKIYTTIYLVVKDQEVAEDLMQDTFIKAIRTLRNGKYNEEGKFLPWILRIAHNLAIDYFRRARRYPKVVFEDGSSVFNTLNFSENSIETRQIKKESHEHLRGLIKQLPEQQRQVLIMRHYEEMSFQEIADATGVSINTALGRMRYALINLRKMMSKSVYAYDTNLYDKTK; this is encoded by the coding sequence ATGGAAAAAGTTCAAGTTAACGAGAGTGAGCTTGTATCAGCCTACATCCGTGGAGACGAATCAGCGTTTTCTACGCTTGTTGAACGTTACAAATCGAAGATTTATACTACAATCTATCTCGTGGTGAAGGATCAAGAAGTGGCCGAAGATCTTATGCAGGACACTTTTATCAAGGCGATCCGTACATTGCGAAATGGCAAGTATAACGAGGAGGGTAAATTTTTACCATGGATACTGAGGATTGCCCATAATCTCGCCATTGACTATTTCCGTAGAGCAAGACGCTACCCTAAAGTGGTGTTTGAAGACGGAAGCAGCGTGTTTAATACGCTCAATTTTTCCGAGAATTCGATTGAGACTCGCCAGATCAAGAAGGAGTCGCATGAGCATTTGAGAGGATTAATTAAGCAATTGCCCGAGCAACAGCGACAAGTGCTGATTATGCGGCATTATGAGGAGATGAGTTTTCAGGAGATTGCAGATGCCACGGGTGTAAGTATCAACACAGCATTGGGTCGTATGCGTTATGCTCTCATTAATTTACGAAAAATGATGAGTAAATCAGTATATGCGTATGACACAAACCTTTACGACAAAACAAAATGA